A genomic window from bacterium includes:
- a CDS encoding putative O-glycosylation ligase, exosortase A system-associated yields MMADGAPTSWVPGMADFRFKWRRFYDEARPWGENLPEISRGKHLIPVVLFVIALVATYFILYYPPRYTLALWVTLAGLVFIFKEPFWGIVIFYALAFIRPQDIFWGLKDLRLSLMVSGATLLSWLWDRLKRSDWRIVMASQNILILGLWGQMGLSHLFALAPMISEESLIDYSKIFILFFLTINIVKSFSLYRALCWVIVASLGIMALRGVYQYGISGYPFINGPGGTIEDNNHFGLALVMAVPFAYYLILVEKDWWKQLLAVIFALGMVIAIMATFSRGAFLGLILVLGGIFLRARKKLGLLLLGIIFGLGALAALPSEYYNEISSIKSYEEDVSSMYRLYAWRAGWEMIKEYPYTGIGLKHFEHITAQYMKKFLPAGEKNMAAHNSYIHLAAEAGIPALVFFLALLGFSLWGLKRIREIAPRRSPLIYFSYMIELSFWGYIASGFFLSMEDFELAYLLMAMVVALKGIVINKHVLRIGPWKGRDEGYSWT; encoded by the coding sequence ATGATGGCGGATGGCGCACCCACTTCGTGGGTACCCGGGATGGCGGATTTTAGGTTTAAGTGGCGGCGGTTTTATGATGAGGCGAGACCCTGGGGGGAGAATCTTCCGGAGATCAGCCGGGGCAAACATCTGATTCCTGTCGTCCTTTTCGTAATAGCCCTTGTGGCTACTTACTTTATTTTATACTATCCTCCTCGTTATACCCTGGCCCTGTGGGTCACCCTGGCCGGACTTGTTTTTATATTTAAAGAACCATTTTGGGGGATTGTTATTTTTTATGCCCTGGCCTTCATCAGACCGCAAGATATCTTCTGGGGACTTAAGGACTTAAGGTTATCATTGATGGTCTCTGGCGCGACCCTCCTTTCCTGGCTGTGGGATAGGCTCAAGCGATCAGACTGGCGGATCGTCATGGCCAGTCAGAATATCCTTATTCTTGGTTTATGGGGTCAGATGGGGCTTTCTCACCTTTTTGCCTTAGCCCCGATGATAAGTGAAGAGTCCCTGATCGACTATTCCAAGATATTTATCTTGTTCTTCTTAACCATTAATATTGTCAAATCTTTTTCTTTATATCGCGCCCTCTGTTGGGTTATTGTGGCCTCGCTGGGAATAATGGCCCTGCGGGGGGTATATCAATATGGCATTTCAGGCTATCCATTTATTAATGGGCCAGGGGGGACAATAGAAGATAACAACCACTTTGGTCTGGCCTTGGTGATGGCCGTTCCCTTTGCCTACTACTTGATATTGGTAGAAAAAGACTGGTGGAAGCAGTTGCTGGCCGTTATATTTGCCCTGGGAATGGTAATAGCTATTATGGCTACCTTTTCCAGGGGCGCCTTTCTGGGGTTAATTCTGGTTTTGGGAGGTATCTTTCTGAGGGCCAGGAAAAAACTCGGCTTGCTTTTACTCGGTATTATCTTTGGCCTGGGGGCCTTAGCTGCCCTGCCGTCTGAGTACTATAATGAAATAAGCTCCATAAAAAGCTATGAAGAAGATGTCTCGTCTATGTATAGATTATACGCCTGGAGGGCCGGCTGGGAAATGATCAAGGAATATCCTTATACCGGCATAGGGTTGAAGCATTTTGAGCATATTACGGCCCAATATATGAAGAAATTTCTTCCCGCCGGCGAGAAGAATATGGCCGCTCATAATTCTTATATTCATCTAGCGGCTGAGGCCGGCATACCGGCGCTGGTCTTCTTCTTGGCTCTACTCGGTTTTTCCCTATGGGGACTCAAACGCATCAGGGAGATAGCCCCCAGAAGAAGCCCTCTTATCTATTTTTCTTATATGATCGAATTAAGCTTTTGGGGATATATCGCTTCCGGCTTTTTTCTCTCAATGGAAGACTTTGAGCTGGCCTACCTCCTGATGGCCATGGTAGTAGCTCTTAAAGGGATAGTTATTAATAAGCATGTTCTTAGAATCGGCCCCTGGAAAGGGCGTGATGAGGGATATTCATGGACATAA
- a CDS encoding class I SAM-dependent methyltransferase, translated as MPTGIWEKRYVKKADEIRQKACFDWFSERAYEEYLKWITPSDRRILDAGFGTGRFCYALAEDFPESEITGIDISQDLVENATEGAKILGLRNVSFRRDSIFSLSFPDNHFDVVFNEGVIEHFPNYEEALTEMVRVAKPGGKVIVGVPNWYCFPHTIRKFFINRLGLEYEYGLEKSFKHRELRELCLRNNLTDLEFTGYYFMQSLTRLCWASSLARRMWRLSPVWKAFQRMGEIVDDQWFGQIDKLCHHWFSTKFGFEIVVKGVKIGREVI; from the coding sequence ATGCCTACGGGTATATGGGAAAAGAGATATGTAAAGAAAGCCGATGAGATACGCCAGAAGGCCTGCTTTGATTGGTTTTCTGAACGGGCCTATGAAGAGTATCTAAAGTGGATTACACCTTCTGATAGGCGTATTCTGGATGCCGGCTTTGGAACCGGCCGCTTTTGCTATGCCTTAGCCGAGGATTTCCCAGAATCGGAAATAACCGGGATCGATATCTCCCAGGACCTGGTGGAAAATGCTACCGAAGGGGCAAAGATATTGGGCCTCAGGAATGTCTCCTTTAGAAGAGACAGCATCTTCAGTCTCTCTTTTCCCGATAATCACTTCGATGTGGTCTTCAATGAAGGGGTAATCGAACACTTCCCCAATTATGAGGAGGCCCTGACAGAGATGGTCAGAGTGGCTAAGCCGGGGGGAAAAGTGATCGTCGGGGTGCCGAATTGGTATTGCTTCCCTCACACTATTCGGAAGTTTTTTATTAATCGACTTGGCCTGGAGTATGAATATGGTTTAGAGAAGTCTTTTAAACACAGGGAGCTTAGGGAATTATGCCTCAGAAATAATTTGACCGACCTGGAATTTACCGGTTATTATTTTATGCAGTCGCTGACCAGGCTTTGCTGGGCGAGCAGCCTGGCCAGAAGAATGTGGCGGCTTTCCCCAGTCTGGAAGGCCTTCCAGAGGATGGGGGAAATAGTTGATGACCAATGGTTCGGTCAGATAGATAAACTTTGTCACCATTGGTTCTCAACAAAATTTGGATTTGAGATTGTAGTTAAGGGAGTAAAAATCGGCCGGGAGGTTATTTAA
- a CDS encoding PIG-L family deacetylase, with product MNSKLKGILRLMTRLGCHLLSSNITNKCRRRSCLVFSPHPDDETLGCGGTIIKKRQSATPVKVVFMADGRSSHQSSKLRPDELAERREAEAREAGQILGLNKEDICFLRYPDRGLFRYQVQAKERVVEIIEDFQPEEIFVPYAKEAHTDHLMTRQIVLEAINEVGCSPRIYEYPIWYWTYWPWNTPKPLAFNSSGVLKRRITAFRRGLITLTDPILELFLPRCAVEVGDVLKIKREALSKYKTQMTRVFDEPSWATLDGEWLKNFFFRYELFFTQPIGRSQ from the coding sequence TTGAACTCGAAACTCAAGGGTATCTTAAGACTAATGACCCGCTTAGGGTGTCACTTATTATCCTCTAACATAACGAATAAGTGTCGGCGCCGTTCCTGTCTCGTCTTTTCGCCTCATCCTGATGATGAAACCCTAGGCTGCGGAGGCACCATTATTAAAAAACGGCAATCGGCCACACCGGTTAAGGTAGTTTTTATGGCCGACGGCCGAAGTTCTCATCAATCATCAAAATTGAGGCCGGATGAACTGGCTGAAAGGCGGGAGGCAGAGGCCAGAGAGGCCGGACAGATTCTGGGGCTTAATAAGGAGGATATCTGTTTTTTGAGGTATCCTGATAGAGGGCTGTTCAGGTATCAAGTCCAGGCTAAAGAGAGGGTAGTCGAGATAATAGAGGATTTCCAGCCGGAGGAGATATTTGTTCCTTACGCTAAAGAGGCCCATACCGATCACCTTATGACCAGGCAGATTGTGCTGGAGGCCATCAATGAAGTTGGCTGTTCACCCAGGATTTATGAATATCCTATCTGGTACTGGACCTACTGGCCGTGGAATACCCCCAAGCCTCTGGCTTTCAACTCATCCGGAGTTTTAAAGAGACGGATAACCGCTTTTAGAAGGGGTCTGATAACTTTAACCGATCCTATTCTTGAACTCTTTCTGCCTCGATGTGCCGTAGAAGTAGGTGATGTGCTTAAGATCAAACGGGAGGCGTTAAGTAAGTATAAGACGCAAATGACCAGGGTGTTTGATGAGCCTTCCTGGGCAACCCTTGATGGGGAGTGGTTGAAAAATTTCTTCTTCAGGTATGAGCTTTTTTTTACCCAGCCAATAGGCAGGAGCCAGTAG
- a CDS encoding methionine biosynthesis protein MetW, translating to MNLEGYYDQYWQEKDEGVDPARVQYILSQVKPGDRVLDLGCGPAKVTQEIESQGAKAVGLDFSEVILERARQRGVRLVKADMDKGSLPFRDGIFDLVVFTQTIEHLFYYQRVIKEINRVLKTGGRLILSIPNIAHWRFRLWLLWGRFPYLEDTQTHFQHIRFFTLKDIKRLCGEKGFSTMEVKGSSALSWCPLYHWRMNMTPLRQIYELATRCWPALFAFHISLLCRKT from the coding sequence ATGAATCTTGAAGGCTATTATGACCAATACTGGCAAGAGAAGGACGAAGGCGTAGATCCGGCCAGAGTCCAGTATATCCTGAGTCAGGTCAAACCAGGCGACAGGGTTCTGGATCTAGGTTGTGGTCCGGCTAAGGTGACTCAGGAGATAGAGAGTCAGGGGGCTAAGGCCGTGGGGTTAGATTTTTCTGAGGTGATTCTTGAGCGGGCCAGGCAGCGAGGCGTCAGGTTAGTGAAAGCAGATATGGATAAGGGGTCGCTACCCTTCAGGGACGGAATCTTTGATCTGGTTGTTTTTACCCAGACCATCGAGCATCTATTTTACTATCAGCGGGTGATCAAAGAAATCAATCGAGTGCTTAAAACCGGTGGCCGACTTATTCTTTCCATCCCCAATATCGCCCACTGGAGGTTCAGGCTATGGCTCCTTTGGGGACGTTTCCCTTATCTGGAAGATACCCAGACGCACTTTCAACATATCAGGTTTTTTACCCTGAAAGATATCAAAAGGCTATGTGGGGAGAAGGGCTTTTCTACTATGGAAGTAAAAGGCAGCTCGGCTTTATCTTGGTGTCCTCTTTATCACTGGCGGATGAATATGACCCCTCTCAGGCAAATCTATGAATTAGCCACCAGGTGCTGGCCAGCTCTCTTTGCCTTTCATATCTCTTTACTCTGCCGTAAGACTTGA
- a CDS encoding glycosyltransferase produces the protein MDIRKALARDQVSEIFMKTRKAVAPFPAKLEANPYCELLYTHIEALGVPVIKEADFTCRWLIQNRRQVKVLHFHWLAHRYQHWRGGIFSFFTLTVFMGRLLLALLLRYRLVWTMHNYLPHESPNRVVDYMARLLMINLAKVIVHCGPARDLIANKVIHKKKISVIPHGNYISVYQNDIGKGEARERLGLPPEAKVFLSFGLIRGYKGTERLIRDFAGLNLSGAYLLIAGQPYESAEEEMIKRRGGMSPVNIQFHLGFIPCQEVQYFFKAADVAVFPFEQILTSGSVILSLSFARPVVVPRLGCMRELEGSGAAILYDNEDPEGLSRALGEALQLDLDLASKAAFELANDLDWQKIAQRHIEAYGLRNEKSEIRNPKSKIRIRGSNKRITDK, from the coding sequence ATGGACATAAGAAAGGCTTTGGCCAGAGACCAGGTTTCGGAAATATTCATGAAGACAAGAAAAGCCGTGGCCCCTTTTCCGGCTAAATTAGAGGCCAATCCATATTGCGAACTACTTTATACCCATATTGAGGCCCTGGGTGTGCCGGTAATCAAAGAGGCTGATTTTACCTGCCGGTGGCTGATTCAGAACCGGCGCCAGGTCAAGGTCTTACATTTTCACTGGCTTGCCCATCGATATCAACATTGGCGGGGGGGTATATTTAGCTTCTTCACCCTGACCGTATTCATGGGACGGCTGCTGTTGGCTCTTCTTTTAAGATACAGGCTCGTTTGGACCATGCATAATTATCTACCCCACGAAAGTCCTAACCGGGTGGTTGACTATATGGCCAGGTTATTGATGATTAATCTGGCTAAGGTAATCGTCCACTGCGGACCGGCCAGGGACCTTATCGCTAATAAGGTTATCCATAAAAAGAAGATATCCGTTATCCCTCACGGGAATTATATCTCTGTCTACCAGAACGATATTGGAAAAGGTGAGGCCAGAGAGAGGCTGGGACTTCCTCCTGAGGCCAAGGTCTTTCTTAGCTTTGGCCTCATAAGAGGATATAAGGGAACAGAGCGGTTGATCCGGGATTTTGCGGGATTAAATCTTTCCGGGGCATATCTTTTAATTGCCGGCCAACCTTACGAATCGGCTGAGGAGGAGATGATTAAAAGACGGGGAGGGATGTCTCCAGTCAACATTCAGTTTCATCTCGGATTTATCCCCTGCCAAGAGGTGCAGTATTTCTTTAAGGCCGCTGATGTGGCGGTCTTTCCTTTTGAGCAGATCCTGACTTCCGGCTCGGTTATCCTGTCTCTTTCCTTTGCCAGGCCGGTGGTGGTGCCCAGGCTTGGCTGTATGAGGGAACTTGAAGGAAGCGGGGCGGCTATCCTTTATGATAATGAAGACCCTGAGGGGCTTAGCCGGGCGCTTGGGGAGGCCCTCCAACTCGATCTTGATCTGGCTTCTAAGGCAGCCTTTGAGTTAGCCAATGATCTCGATTGGCAGAAGATTGCCCAAAGGCATATTGAGGCATACGGATTGCGGAATGAAAAATCCGAAATCCGCAATCCAAAATCCAAAATCCGAATAAGAGGATCAAATAAGAGGATAACAGACAAATGA
- a CDS encoding metallophosphoesterase translates to MKKILVLLGLVGLVAYGSFIELNRVQVEKKTLFIPDLPEDLMGLRILQLSDFHMIEPGPREEKVRAEVNKIKPDLIVVTGDLLGYEPLSLYYRPAQVDKCLSFFKGLKAKYGVFVIRGNAEAGDPYPKPGVERFMQELENSGVSVLDNETEILTRGKASIYLAGVDYFYVNNSPFLIKEAQNNRFISTTSSLGNSFSHFIGENSIYWSNYEYEGRMRASLSESGLGVAFYSSLPWGEDKLYRLRRYEEKPTFRIFPCGTGPLIGDNEVEVNPRPGIWYRFRIKVEDLDDRTAIKAKVWNEAEAEPSSWAIDCYDSGPDRHRSGTVGVWGFSKGNKDFDDLIVRQGGEILLEEDFEDLRGASQNWQNDTDRVYVKALLGNAPDDAFKIFLSHSPDLLYEAVRSNTDLMLAGDTHGGQVCLPGLGAILPKTSLGRKFAAGLHYVGETILYVNRGVGWNIIPFRFLCPPEITVLELDNW, encoded by the coding sequence ATGAAAAAGATATTGGTTCTGCTTGGCTTAGTTGGGTTAGTGGCTTATGGCAGCTTCATTGAGCTGAACCGTGTGCAGGTGGAGAAGAAAACCCTGTTCATTCCCGATCTGCCTGAAGATCTAATGGGGCTTCGTATTCTTCAACTTTCCGACTTCCATATGATCGAGCCTGGCCCCAGAGAAGAGAAGGTCAGGGCCGAGGTAAACAAGATCAAGCCTGATCTGATTGTAGTAACCGGTGATCTGCTCGGATACGAACCCCTTTCTCTTTACTATAGACCGGCTCAAGTGGATAAGTGCCTGAGCTTTTTCAAAGGTCTTAAGGCCAAATATGGGGTCTTTGTTATTCGGGGCAATGCTGAGGCGGGTGATCCCTATCCCAAACCAGGTGTAGAAAGATTTATGCAAGAACTGGAAAACTCAGGGGTAAGTGTTTTAGATAATGAAACGGAAATTTTAACCAGAGGCAAGGCCTCCATCTATTTGGCTGGCGTGGATTACTTTTATGTAAATAATTCACCTTTTTTAATCAAGGAAGCCCAAAACAACCGCTTTATTTCCACGACTTCTTCCTTAGGTAATTCTTTTTCTCATTTTATTGGAGAGAACTCGATCTATTGGTCTAATTATGAATATGAGGGACGGATGAGGGCGTCTCTTAGTGAAAGTGGTTTGGGAGTGGCCTTTTATTCTTCCCTGCCCTGGGGAGAAGACAAGTTGTATCGGCTTCGTCGATACGAGGAAAAACCTACCTTTCGTATCTTTCCCTGTGGCACCGGCCCTTTAATTGGTGACAATGAAGTTGAAGTAAATCCCAGGCCTGGGATCTGGTATAGATTTAGAATTAAAGTGGAAGACCTGGACGACCGGACGGCCATTAAAGCTAAGGTGTGGAATGAGGCCGAGGCTGAACCTTCCTCATGGGCTATTGATTGTTACGACAGTGGTCCTGACCGGCATAGATCAGGAACGGTTGGCGTGTGGGGTTTTTCCAAAGGTAACAAGGATTTCGACGACCTTATCGTCAGGCAGGGAGGCGAAATACTTCTCGAGGAAGATTTTGAGGACCTGAGAGGAGCTTCTCAGAATTGGCAAAATGATACCGACCGGGTCTATGTCAAAGCGCTCCTTGGAAATGCCCCTGATGACGCCTTTAAGATCTTTTTGAGTCACAGCCCTGATCTTTTATACGAGGCCGTTAGAAGCAACACCGATCTTATGTTGGCCGGGGACACCCATGGTGGACAGGTTTGTCTTCCGGGCCTAGGAGCGATTTTACCCAAGACCAGCCTGGGGAGAAAGTTTGCCGCTGGGCTTCACTATGTGGGTGAAACCATCCTCTATGTTAACCGGGGTGTGGGCTGGAATATAATCCCTTTCCGATTTCTGTGTCCACCGGAGATAACCGTGTTGGAATTAGATAATTGGTGA
- a CDS encoding GNAT family N-acetyltransferase, giving the protein MNVVEITRTDDLMGLAPVWNQALASSGSDNVHSTFEWLSTWWKHFGEDKQLLVILVKEDDRLLGIAPLMIESVPRIKKLLPHRTIRFLGEGPSDYADFIINGDKAQVIGLILDHLRKRANRWDEIDLVEIREDSPNTESLVGEAAKRGFNPQIISGVNCCYLPLNQDWETYFSSLDKRHKTAINRVIRKAGREEGGIEFVRKHPPEDLDYLMDKIVEIHRQRSQVKERASLFETKEAFVREAVSSFAERGWTDLSTLEIGGKVAAYSLGFDYQNVVYIWNVAFDPTYKSFAPGLLTFRFLIENCMNNGHQEFDFMRGEEPYKEEWTKLTRRNYRITMTNPAFRSRILKGLLRLGEMGSVIE; this is encoded by the coding sequence ATGAACGTCGTCGAGATTACCAGGACAGATGATCTTATGGGTCTTGCGCCTGTTTGGAACCAGGCGCTGGCCTCTTCCGGGTCAGATAATGTCCATTCAACCTTTGAATGGCTAAGCACCTGGTGGAAACATTTTGGAGAAGACAAGCAGCTATTGGTTATCCTGGTTAAAGAGGATGACCGGCTGCTGGGGATCGCCCCGCTAATGATTGAGTCAGTTCCGAGAATAAAGAAGCTGCTGCCTCATCGGACCATTCGGTTTCTGGGAGAAGGGCCTTCTGACTATGCGGATTTTATTATTAACGGAGATAAGGCTCAGGTGATTGGTCTGATCCTGGACCATCTTCGAAAGAGAGCCAACCGGTGGGATGAGATCGATCTGGTCGAGATCAGAGAGGATTCGCCTAATACCGAATCCCTGGTGGGTGAGGCCGCTAAGAGAGGCTTTAATCCCCAGATTATCTCTGGAGTCAATTGCTGTTATCTTCCTTTAAACCAGGATTGGGAAACATATTTTTCTTCTCTGGATAAGAGGCATAAGACAGCGATCAACCGGGTAATCCGAAAGGCGGGTCGAGAGGAAGGCGGGATTGAATTTGTCAGGAAACATCCTCCTGAGGATTTAGACTATCTGATGGACAAGATCGTTGAGATTCATCGCCAGAGGAGTCAAGTAAAAGAAAGGGCCAGCCTCTTTGAAACCAAAGAGGCCTTTGTTCGGGAGGCGGTTTCTTCTTTTGCTGAGCGAGGCTGGACTGATTTATCCACCCTGGAGATCGGGGGCAAGGTAGCTGCCTACAGCTTAGGGTTTGATTACCAAAACGTGGTCTATATTTGGAACGTGGCCTTTGATCCGACTTATAAATCTTTTGCTCCAGGACTTTTGACTTTCAGGTTCCTCATTGAAAATTGTATGAATAACGGTCATCAAGAATTCGACTTTATGCGGGGAGAAGAGCCATATAAAGAAGAATGGACTAAGCTAACCAGAAGAAATTATCGGATCACGATGACCAATCCAGCCTTCAGGTCAAGGATACTCAAGGGCTTGCTGAGGCTGGGAGAGATGGGGAGTGTTATTGAATGA
- a CDS encoding radical SAM protein, with translation MKIGLVSPAWDVMVNSYPPLGLGYLAASLRREGHEVKIFDFGLRPGMEPDQEADEVVGFKPDLVGITVWTHLYYHSLELAREIKCRNLNIPIVLGGPHITVYPLTAFEDGLIDYTIYGEGEETIVELVQSLEGKIAREEIRGLCYRNSGSAVKNDPRPFITDLDSLPLPARDLLEVKKYPLRSNEGEPMTTILTSRGCPYSCIYCFKGLFGKKYREKSALQVVNEIEQVRQQEGIQNFYFVDDLFVFNRNRLHQIISLLKEREIKIKWQCLARVDKLKKEDYPLMAEAGCYGIHFGIETGNEEIMKQIGKHITLDQVRKAVGWAREAGIRTKGYFMIGLPGDTKATIRQTLEFAIDIDLDEAMFSLTTPLPGTELWEMARKKEGGLSEREAFSQAFYFTAGQADLKPLSNLSGGLSDEELVRFAQQAPGIFWKRCLRKREFRERFGYYLGSLVYGVSLLSRLRAKGRY, from the coding sequence ATGAAGATTGGTCTTGTTTCACCGGCATGGGATGTGATGGTCAATTCATATCCCCCATTAGGTTTAGGATATCTGGCGGCCAGCCTCAGAAGAGAAGGACATGAGGTGAAGATATTTGACTTTGGTTTAAGACCCGGTATGGAGCCGGATCAGGAAGCAGATGAGGTGGTAGGGTTTAAACCTGATCTGGTAGGGATCACCGTCTGGACGCACCTCTATTATCACTCCCTGGAGCTGGCCCGGGAGATAAAATGCCGGAATCTGAATATACCTATTGTCCTGGGCGGGCCTCATATCACGGTGTATCCTTTGACGGCCTTTGAGGACGGATTGATTGATTATACCATTTACGGCGAAGGAGAAGAAACCATCGTTGAGCTGGTTCAATCCTTAGAGGGAAAGATCGCCCGTGAGGAGATCAGGGGACTTTGTTATCGAAATAGCGGTTCGGCCGTAAAGAATGATCCTAGGCCCTTTATTACCGATCTGGATTCTTTGCCTCTTCCGGCCAGAGACCTTCTGGAGGTTAAAAAATATCCCCTGCGCTCGAATGAGGGAGAGCCAATGACCACTATTCTTACCTCCAGGGGTTGCCCTTATTCTTGCATCTACTGTTTTAAAGGGCTATTCGGAAAAAAGTATCGAGAGAAAAGCGCCCTCCAGGTGGTAAATGAGATTGAGCAGGTAAGACAACAAGAGGGCATCCAAAATTTCTATTTTGTAGATGATCTCTTTGTCTTCAATCGTAATCGATTGCATCAAATAATTTCTCTTCTTAAGGAGAGGGAGATTAAGATTAAATGGCAGTGTCTGGCCAGGGTAGATAAATTAAAAAAAGAGGATTATCCATTGATGGCTGAGGCGGGATGTTACGGGATACACTTTGGTATTGAGACAGGGAATGAAGAGATAATGAAGCAGATTGGCAAACACATTACCCTGGATCAAGTCAGAAAGGCGGTCGGCTGGGCCAGAGAGGCCGGGATAAGGACCAAGGGATATTTTATGATCGGGCTTCCCGGAGATACTAAGGCCACCATCAGACAGACCCTGGAATTTGCTATTGATATCGATCTGGATGAGGCTATGTTTAGCTTGACTACGCCTCTTCCAGGGACTGAGCTTTGGGAGATGGCCAGAAAAAAAGAGGGAGGTCTGTCAGAAAGGGAGGCCTTTAGCCAGGCCTTTTATTTTACGGCCGGTCAGGCGGACTTAAAGCCGCTTTCCAATCTCTCTGGGGGGCTTAGTGATGAAGAATTGGTTCGGTTTGCCCAGCAGGCCCCGGGGATATTCTGGAAACGATGTCTTAGAAAGAGAGAGTTTCGGGAGAGATTTGGCTATTATCTGGGGAGTTTGGTCTATGGGGTGTCTTTGTTGAGCCGGCTTAGAGCCAAAGGCCGTTATTAG
- a CDS encoding radical SAM protein yields MNLKSVICNLQSAIRNPQSAIHDSRFTIRDSRFAIRNPIKMPLRYWNYTHKKVKPTSYPNRLYLESTNQCNLKCIMCPNGLGLMERKKGLMDFGLFKSIIDEMAPHVEATTVHIWGEPLLHPQMPEMIDYAASCGVQVEMSTNAVLLNETMTKALLKTGLAVIYLCLDGAKKETYEKIRRQGSYEETKANIENFLALRREKTNGYLSVNIQIVEMDPTRDEIDSFVEKWSLPGVDHINVKAFDSWGNQLPGISQLESQKRKVSPDRFHCPNLWYHAHIYWDGTLVCCDRDFDAKYPLGNVSEGVMKVWNGDKMARLREKHITGHLNDVPSCRECVEWSWWRPTWFKSRGNAPEVMDN; encoded by the coding sequence ATGAATCTAAAATCCGTCATCTGTAATCTGCAATCCGCAATCCGCAATCCGCAATCCGCGATTCACGATTCACGATTCACGATTCGCGATTCGCGATTCGCAATCCGCAATCCGATAAAGATGCCGCTAAGATATTGGAATTATACTCACAAAAAGGTCAAACCAACCAGTTATCCTAATCGTCTTTATTTAGAATCGACCAACCAATGTAACTTGAAATGTATCATGTGCCCTAATGGGCTGGGATTGATGGAGAGAAAAAAAGGTCTTATGGATTTTGGCCTATTCAAATCAATCATTGATGAGATGGCGCCTCATGTGGAGGCCACCACCGTGCATATCTGGGGAGAACCGCTCCTGCATCCGCAGATGCCGGAAATGATCGACTACGCCGCTTCTTGCGGGGTGCAGGTAGAGATGTCAACCAATGCCGTCCTGCTGAATGAAACTATGACCAAAGCCCTCCTGAAGACAGGACTGGCAGTGATATATCTCTGCCTGGATGGGGCAAAAAAGGAGACTTATGAAAAGATCCGCCGGCAGGGCAGCTATGAAGAAACAAAGGCTAATATAGAAAACTTCCTGGCCTTAAGAAGAGAAAAGACTAATGGTTATCTGTCGGTTAATATTCAAATTGTAGAGATGGACCCCACCCGCGATGAGATAGATTCTTTTGTGGAGAAGTGGAGCCTGCCAGGGGTTGATCACATCAATGTCAAGGCATTTGACTCCTGGGGCAATCAACTTCCAGGAATTAGCCAGCTTGAGTCACAGAAAAGAAAAGTTTCCCCTGATAGGTTTCACTGTCCTAACCTTTGGTACCATGCCCATATTTACTGGGATGGCACCCTGGTCTGTTGTGATCGGGATTTTGACGCTAAATATCCGCTGGGAAATGTGTCCGAGGGCGTAATGAAGGTCTGGAACGGGGACAAGATGGCCAGGCTCAGAGAGAAGCATATTACCGGCCACCTGAATGATGTCCCTTCCTGCCGGGAATGTGTGGAGTGGAGTTGGTGGCGGCCAACCTGGTTTAAGTCAAGAGGAAATGCACCGGAGGTGATGGATAATTGA
- a CDS encoding class I SAM-dependent methyltransferase, translating into MTPMYGKEQALVQTIFLKKLYYRLIGTAHIGERRRFHTLCQALDQLGLARHKRVLNAGSGNGGHSFYLAGKYPHLKITNVEIDERKIANCRRILEKTRLFNLEFVRADLLALKFDQEFDFIFTVHVLEHIQEDETVLAHLFQALKPKGRLLVYVPAVKKRDAHSIFNNRLAQERRKIFEEDFGHVRAGYLKEELEEKLNKAGFKVCELRQAGSQVGQWASDIGALLGENYSLKVLIYPFLFFLVWLEKHLGPSEGSGSDWIALAER; encoded by the coding sequence ATGACGCCGATGTATGGAAAAGAGCAGGCCTTAGTTCAAACCATATTTCTAAAAAAGCTCTACTACCGGTTGATCGGCACCGCCCATATCGGTGAAAGACGGCGGTTCCATACCCTTTGCCAGGCCTTGGACCAGCTTGGTTTAGCCAGGCATAAGCGAGTGCTCAATGCCGGCAGCGGTAATGGCGGCCATTCCTTTTATCTGGCCGGGAAATATCCGCACCTTAAGATTACCAACGTGGAAATAGATGAAAGAAAGATAGCCAACTGCCGGAGAATTCTAGAAAAAACAAGGCTCTTCAATCTGGAGTTTGTCCGGGCTGATCTATTGGCCCTTAAATTTGATCAGGAATTTGACTTTATCTTCACGGTGCATGTGCTGGAGCATATCCAAGAAGACGAAACAGTGTTAGCCCATCTATTTCAGGCGCTCAAACCGAAGGGTCGGCTTCTGGTCTATGTGCCGGCGGTTAAGAAAAGAGATGCTCATTCGATATTCAATAACCGCCTGGCCCAGGAGAGGAGAAAGATTTTTGAAGAGGATTTTGGGCATGTGCGGGCGGGATATCTAAAAGAAGAGCTGGAGGAGAAGCTAAATAAAGCGGGATTTAAGGTGTGTGAGCTAAGGCAGGCGGGAAGTCAGGTGGGGCAGTGGGCCTCTGACATCGGCGCCCTCTTAGGTGAAAATTATTCCTTAAAGGTGCTTATTTACCCCTTCCTTTTCTTCCTGGTTTGGCTGGAGAAGCACCTGGGTCCTTCAGAGGGCAGTGGTTCAGATTGGATTGCCCTGGCCGAGAGGTAA